From the Cucumis sativus cultivar 9930 chromosome 5, Cucumber_9930_V3, whole genome shotgun sequence genome, the window CCAAAATATATCTACGCTATCCTAAAATCATTttgacaatttaatttattttggaagTAAAAATGaactatgatattttttagttgtaATTTGTTAGCActatatttagatttttttttatagaaaaagcaataatttaaaatgactAAGTTTTATATAgcaatttctatatatttttgtcgTTTGGCTTACCAACTTCATAAGTTGGTATTAAATAATTCAACTTCATTAGCTTCGACAATGTTCGCTACTCGAATGTACACatctatcaaataattttatcttttatttttttctttttcatatttattgaaaaactCCAACTAAACAAATCTACATCCCACACTAATTCCTAATTCTAAcacattaatttcaaattatggaGCTCAACTTAGCATCGGAAAATAGTTTAAAGTAGGCTTACAATTAGCTTTTTAAgtcaattcaaaattgtaatttgGCTCTTGCAAGCAAggattttctaataataacaaaataaattagaggaaaagagaagataagaaaagaatatatatgaattaagAAGAGTGTAGGTAAAGATGTagataaatcattttcatccttttcctttagtaaaatactaaaatgtAGTTAAACTTATATCACaattctacttttctttttgtcccCAACAAATAAAGGTTCTTAGAGGCTtggaaaaatttaaaaacaaagaaccACATTCTACATGAAGCATGTCCctatataatatgtattttattttcaaacttttatcatATAACTAATTTCTTATTATCTTGTCTAAACTCTAACAAAGTTcgtataaaaaatgatatatactATATCAAAGACTATTCTACTCCCAAATGTTGAACTTAAATGTTCATGACATTTTGCTTCTGTCATCCTTGTgtaaaattattcattttaacGTTAAATGGTTTTTTCAATTCgattctctttttgttttttttttctttctttttctttcttaataattctttttttgtttcacatttattcttttattttatactttttttcttttgtctttttttggatttctttgttttagaattttgtactattttttttgtgtttctttagGGATCGAGCATTGAGCAACACCATatttaacataaatgaaaCGTAGGACATTGAGTATTGAACATTGAGTCATAGAGCATCCAATAGCTAGTATTTAGTATTGAGTATATAACATAGAGCATATAATATAAGATGTAAGACATCCTTCATTGTCCCAAGTGCATAAAGTAAACTAGTCCAACTCTATGGAATGATCAGAGTATTTGTTATTCAATCAAATTCCCAGCTTCTCATTGATCATAACCAAACATCCAATGTATTACAATTGCTTTAAGCTGGATTACTTTGATTTTGGTATTGGTTGGACATTTCCTGTAATATCGTTTTGTATTTGGTGCTTTTACTCAAGTACAGACAGGGAAAAAGAACTAGGAATTAATCATCAAGGAGATGTATGCGTGAATTGATAGCTTTGTCTTGAAATGAATGCTGGTGGGGGTGGGGATGGGGGTGGGGCTGGTAATCCATGCGGCTCCCAATGCACTCTGGTGCCTTGATTATATCAGACCATCCTCTACATGGGTACTTTGTTATCTCCAGCAACGAGTCTCTTACATCATCTGCTTGAACCATTTCACTATCCTTTTTCTGTCACCAAAATGTTAGTCAAGAAGAATGATTGCTGAATCATTGTGTTATCGGGtagttttgagaaattgtttagtagttttggatgaattgcttgtttgatttattgttTGGGTTGTAGAAAGTATGCAAATGTTTTGAGACAAGAAAAGTCTGCTTACCTTAACTTTGAAAACATTAGATACGAGACCTCTATAGCTTGTCACATTTGCATTTGTTACTTCCAAGCCAAGAGCATTTAACGCCTCCATTAAGCTCACAAACCCACCTCGCTTTTTCTCACAAAAAACCTTTATGAAGAACTCGTTTCCATCAATCTGTGCTACTTCCACTTGTGGCTGCAATTATTTAATCTCACTTGTGATTTAGCATCTGTAGTGCATTATATAAAAGGACACATACATATGCACAGACATGcaaagtttctttttcctacaATTAAGTTCTAATGTGTACCTCCATCTGTTGAGTCTTGTCATTGCTAGTACCTTCAGTGTCTTgaagattttgtttcaatataCTTCCACTTCCTAGTACTCCCATATGGTAACTGTTTTGAGCTTTATCATGTTGGCTCAAAAACTCAGGTAGTTGGACAATATTGTAGTTTCCATTGTTTCCTGAAAGTCCAgtctttccattttcatcatctGAATGCTCTTCCAGTTCATCTCGTAGTTCCTTGACTTGCTTTTGCAACTCCTTCACAAAATCAATTGCATCACCAAGTATTGAGGCTTTGTCCATCTGAGAAATTCACAGAAACTATTTGTTAGAAGATATTGTAAACAGTAATTCGTTGTTTTGGGATATATTGAACTCAAACGAACTGTGAGAGCAATTATGTTAAACTAATTGTGCTAGGGAAGttgtttgatttcatttcCCAGTGATCCAAACAAGTGTTTAATAGTAATCAATCACCTTAGAGATTTTGGGAACCAATGCTCGAAGGTTATACAGTCGctcatttagtttttttcttctcttcctctcaGCAACAAGGTTCTTTGATTGAGGACCTTGTCCTGTCCTCCGGCGGTACTTTGCAATTGCATCATCTTCGTCCTCAAGCCTATCGCTACAATCAGAGATTGAATCAGACCTTCCATTTTCATGTTTGACTAAGTCCTTTTCTTCCCGTTGCTGCTCCTTATATTCCATCATATTCTCCTTGAACTGCCCATGAGTGTTTGATGTGTTCATTATGGACCCATGTATCGTGTCCACTTCTTCCAACTCATTTTCAGCTGAAACCTTGTATGGTTTTCCCTGCTTATCAATGAGGAACGAATCATGTGAACATTCAGTGAAGATTtcattcttgtttttgttttctgagCTGTAATTGAACCGTTGCAAGTTCATAGGAGAATTGCAGAGGCGGATTCTGTCTAATGAGATGTCATAACCCACATTGGTGTTTTCTAATGTTAGTGTGACTGAACCTGGTGCCTCAAATTGATTTTCAGAATCTCTTAAAACGACATTTTGATCTGCTACAAATGGCTTTGATTGGATTCCATTTGTTGCATTTACATCAACAGAGAAACTTGTTTCCATGTTGCTTGAATCAATAACGGCTTCTTGCTCCATCCAAACATTGCATTGAGTTGTAACAAAATCTATGACATGTTGATCTTCAGATGCCTGTAAGAACAAAGAATCTATCAAGTACAAATAAATACAGTTGTTGTAGTTTAGTTAGTTGAATTTAACCCTCCAAAAGAAATGCATTTGCTTAAATAAAAGGTTTTTCccataaatttgattttttatgatGTAAGTACAAACAAactaatattatttacatttataatgagaaaactttaaactaaaactaaactacttttattacaattaaaaaCATACTTCTAATATATCTAAAACtatcatttcaatttcttttaacaaatgaTTGGTATATGAAAAGAGACAAAGATATCATAATGAAACCAAATATTACCAAAGAAACCGTaggatttgaaaattgaaagagtAAATTAGTCTTAgatcttaagaaaaaaaaaccataggAAGAGTgagtttacaaaaaaaattgaaaagaaaagataagaaaagagagagggaataattttatttatttatttatttatttttaaatttagctttTGTGATTTGTGATTTGTGATTTTGAGATGAGGTTTTAGAATATCTAATCTCTTTcgaatttaaatcaaatgaaaaaaaaatgggattTTAACgtgaattttagaaaacttgaagtttctttttagaacataaattatagattttgtttgtttgtttgtttatttatttttaattttgaaaattcattctCATTTATGGTTAAAGCCTTTCAAGATAGggaacatatttatttaattgtttagtATTAAGTTACGTAAGATTTAAATCTTAAAGCAAACCTTACAAAaattgcaataaaaaaaatcaaattttagaaaaacaaccCAGTAATGATAacaatagattaaaaaaaccaaataaattgTGATAAAAGATGGTGAAtggtatttttatatataaaaaaataagagccaattttgattcaaaaaataaaataaaaccaaaattgaaatcaaattcatgTCAACcatgaaattttgattaaaaaaattcacaaattgatataaaaaagaaaaaaaaattgacttcTAGAGGTTGAATGTTATTGTCTATTTGGTCCTTGGAATTTCAAAAGTGACACTTGAATCTTCAAATTTGAGAGAATAAAGAACTAAgcatacaacaaaaatgataccagttgaaaatttatttacatgGAGAAGAATAAACCTATGGGAAGGGAACAGTaagaaagacaaaagaaaataaaataaaaaacacgAATGAATATATGATTGTTAGAATAATTGCTATTCAAGTGTCAATCATTTTTCGTTAGTCAACTTTAATGTATAGACcatttagaattatttttttaactttgaagaCTCAAATATTACTTTTGAAACTTCATAGATTAAATAGACAATAACATCAAACCTTCATAAGCCAAAAGAGTATTTTGccctaaaaaataaaatctaaaatcgtttagatatataaatatgtcaTTTTGATATAGAATAAAATAGCAGGGACAGTCAAATCTCTAAACCAATAAAATCCATGTGAATAAcatcaaatattcaaaatttacacaaatttaataatgtttaatGGTTTTGAAGTAAGATTACGTTATGtaagtttatatgttaatcACCAGAAGGTACAAAAAGGAGAAACCCGATAGCCTAAGTGAGATAGTGTATATAGAGATGAGATTACTAGAAGTGTCTCTGTCTATACATGTTTAGCAACGAACAACTCCACTAATCCAAATGCAAATGGAACTAATACTCTGGTCACCGTTGTTTCCTGCAAAgggatgaaaaaaaagtgtaactTCTTGCTGCCACATGTATGTAGTAATATGGTAATGTTCTTTGCAAATGCTACTCACATCGGGGGCGGTCGAATCGGCGGCATTGGAGAAGAGTAGCCAGTTGGGTTCATTTGATAGCAATGTTTGTATATAAACCCTGTTCAACAGAGAACAACTGAGAGATCAAAGAGATTAATATTGGGTATGTGAAGATGATAAGTATGGATGGAATACCCAGAATTTAGAGGCATTGAACATGGCAGTTGATCAAGAAGTTCACAAGAACTAGCTCTTGGGTGTGGGCATATAGTGTCCCTACATTGAATGACTTGAGAAACAGGAAGCACAagttcttcttctccattaccattttgattattattgttctcAGTCCCAGCACAACAACAATCCATCCATTCAATACATctgaaacatgaaaaaaaaaggaaggaaaataagattaggaaagagagagagagagagagagagagagagaataaagCTAAGTAGTAACTCAACCTAACCTTTGGTCTTGGCTCAATTTCCAAAGAACACAGTAATCCCAACTTTTAGTACCCACAAGGGGTCTTAGTCTCTCCACAAGGTTTATTTGCATGATGACAATGGCTATGATTAGAATCACCTGcatttattattagaaaaagagCAGAGGATAATTAGAAATTATAACATTGGAACATgccaaaaaagaaacatcTCATTCAGTAATAGATAGATTTGGTCAGAGAATCATATACTGAAAGAGAATTATGtacaaatttgaatgaaacAGTTTCCTCAAAGGCACATCAGAGAACCTAGAAGACAATAGCAAGGATCCtctccaagaaaaacaaaagggttAAAAAGATTTGATAAAACACAGTACTTCAATAATTGATAGCAATAGTTAACAACTGGACCATGGGAATGGCATCATACCCTCAAAAGTTTATCAGACAAAAACCCACCGACTCAGACCAATGGCCAACCAAATTgccacctttttttttctttagaaacaAAGTGACAAATAGATGAATACAAACAATGATCAGCTGAAGTAGAAGTAGTACTATACCTTTTGTTCTacaattgtttctttttatataattttggttgtttagttcaaattttggtaggtgAATTTCACTCCATgcatgagagagagagagagatagaggctttttatgatatattttttctgaattaaatgaagaaacaTGTAGATGAGTTGGTAGGAGGAACAGATTGCATGACCTAAGATACCCCAACTGCCTTGctaactttattttaattacatcaaaatttattcATGCTCCCTAAACTAAACTAACAATTTACTCAACTTCCCTTTGTAATGATTTACTCTacgtgttttttattttataacattttagcttttaaattatatacaaCAACTCAGTCTATGTGATCATTAGTATTGAGGTTccaattagatttttttacgtaaataaatcaatcaaactAGTGAGAGACTCACtatttttacttaatattAGGGTTAAGGATTAGGGTTTAGACtcactattttttattacatcAATGACTAAATTGTCGTATACTAAATTAGTTTACttactaaattgttacaaagCTAAATATTATGCCgctaaaataaaagtatatatcgTTACTTTACTTCcctaaaaattttaaaatgaaaagtgtttttttttttttggcatcTTTTTTCATGACTCTCAACTACTCTAAACATAGAACTGAATGTTTGTGCATGTCATGATGTTAAGGATGTGATGATTGtattaattgtatatatatccAAACAATTTTAGGTAATTATGACAAAAGTGTATGACTTATTTTccaagattaaaaaacaatatctaaaaacaaaataaaacatgcatcCTAAATAAGTATATGACTAATTTAGCATTGAACATTTAAAGTTTGGCAGTTGCGAGATGTTTACGAGATTGCGAAATACAAAAAACAGTAGTTAAAAGCACCCTAAATCACAtaagaacaaatatataattcatttgaGATCAAACATTTGAACTTAAAAACCtgcgagatgtttgcgaggtgaaaaaaaaaaacaaataacttaTTGACATTCTTTGAAATGACtctaaatcaacttgaaataattaaaaattatattaggtTTATCCAACTAAcgttcaatatatatatatataacacaatacATTTcacaaaaaacaataacaagaaaaaaacaataacaaaaaaaacaataaaaaagttttattaaaacaCACCACGATTCATGAGACGTTCACCGAAGGAGAGGATGAATGGCATCAGTGTAGAAGTGGAAAAGTTCACAACTTTTtaagagggaagaaaaaaagataagatttttctttcttttctacatGTTGTTTTAcgttgaagaagaggaagagaatgtaaaattataaaaaaagggTACTTTAGATATTTCACTTCCAATTTGTCATAAAAgtcaagtttttaaaagtcaatcttaaaattaatttattcctCCATTTTCAGCccatttttgacaaattttcaacttttagtAGGATTGATGCATATTAAAGTTCTAAATGGTTGGAGTAACAAGCTAAGTCATTTGATATGCTACTCGAATTGTTAAAGAACACATTTCCAACAGATTCATCAACACCTAGTTCATTTTACAAAGCTAAGAAAAATTCTTGTGACTTAGGGCTAGGCTATGACCTAATTTATGCGTGCAAGTATGTGTAACGTACGGTATCTCTCCTAGTCAGTTCGCCAAATACTCTTGTGTACTGATCAGAACAACAAATGATTAAATTGTCTAGTAAAATGCAAActgcaaaatagaaaaacaggTTAGTAGACGACTAAGTCGCGGATCACGCTCTCTTTAAGACGTTTCGCAGCTATTCTCTCTTTGTACAAACAGTTTGATAGCCCCATCGTCTTTAGGATAAAACAGTCTTGGTCTTCAATTAGTTTTACATCGAAGCTAATTGGAATTCACAAACACTATATTTCGGTATGtagaaagtgatttttttaggGTGGGTATGAAAATCgatagatatttttttgtatattttaggTGAAGAATGAGACTGTATATATAGAAGTGTGGAGGCATAGGCAACCAACGGTCACAATGTTAATGAccaattaatttagaaaaccaaaacgattatatcaattaatttagaaaataaaaatgattataccaattaatta encodes:
- the LOC101212392 gene encoding transcription factor ABORTED MICROSPORES isoform X2, with the protein product MQINLVERLRPLVGTKSWDYCVLWKLSQDQRCIEWMDCCCAGTENNNNQNGNGEEELVLPVSQVIQCRDTICPHPRASSCELLDQLPCSMPLNSGVYIQTLLSNEPNWLLFSNAADSTAPDETTVTRVLVPFAFGLVELFVAKHASEDQHVIDFVTTQCNVWMEQEAVIDSSNMETSFSVDVNATNGIQSKPFVADQNVVLRDSENQFEAPGSVTLTLENTNVGYDISLDRIRLCNSPMNLQRFNYSSENKNKNEIFTECSHDSFLIDKQGKPYKVSAENELEEVDTIHGSIMNTSNTHGQFKENMMEYKEQQREEKDLVKHENGRSDSISDCSDRLEDEDDAIAKYRRRTGQGPQSKNLVAERKRRKKLNERLYNLRALVPKISKMDKASILGDAIDFVKELQKQVKELRDELEEHSDDENGKTGLSGNNGNYNIVQLPEFLSQHDKAQNSYHMGVLGSGSILKQNLQDTEGTSNDKTQQMEPQVEVAQIDGNEFFIKVFCEKKRGGFVSLMEALNALGLEVTNANVTSYRGLVSNVFKVKKKDSEMVQADDVRDSLLEITKYPCRGWSDIIKAPECIGSRMDYQPHPHPHPHQHSFQDKAINSRIHLLDD
- the LOC101212392 gene encoding transcription factor ABORTED MICROSPORES isoform X1 — protein: MQVILIIAIVIMQINLVERLRPLVGTKSWDYCVLWKLSQDQRCIEWMDCCCAGTENNNNQNGNGEEELVLPVSQVIQCRDTICPHPRASSCELLDQLPCSMPLNSGVYIQTLLSNEPNWLLFSNAADSTAPDETTVTRVLVPFAFGLVELFVAKHASEDQHVIDFVTTQCNVWMEQEAVIDSSNMETSFSVDVNATNGIQSKPFVADQNVVLRDSENQFEAPGSVTLTLENTNVGYDISLDRIRLCNSPMNLQRFNYSSENKNKNEIFTECSHDSFLIDKQGKPYKVSAENELEEVDTIHGSIMNTSNTHGQFKENMMEYKEQQREEKDLVKHENGRSDSISDCSDRLEDEDDAIAKYRRRTGQGPQSKNLVAERKRRKKLNERLYNLRALVPKISKMDKASILGDAIDFVKELQKQVKELRDELEEHSDDENGKTGLSGNNGNYNIVQLPEFLSQHDKAQNSYHMGVLGSGSILKQNLQDTEGTSNDKTQQMEPQVEVAQIDGNEFFIKVFCEKKRGGFVSLMEALNALGLEVTNANVTSYRGLVSNVFKVKKKDSEMVQADDVRDSLLEITKYPCRGWSDIIKAPECIGSRMDYQPHPHPHPHQHSFQDKAINSRIHLLDD